One part of the Acidobacteriota bacterium genome encodes these proteins:
- a CDS encoding RHS repeat-associated core domain-containing protein, translating into MAPFAYDGSGRRVWKSGTSFRPDGTAVTDLRRYVHDGEALLAELGESPGGGYHPVQRYLHGIGVLARERLGDDGNAVPTRRPDAGPGSYLPSSLQTLFHHADGLNSTVNVTGSDGSVKNAYLYDAWGNHRELEAGGACLTAPDLGLDGFVDRDAYLGNLASAFAEDDNRLTFTGLEAEPETGLFFAQSRFYDPEAGRFLSEDEDPGDESAPVSLHKYLYANASPTRFVDPSGRSAEDTVPAATLETGDLGGSESAARPSADQDLPEGGSLAAYEVAKSKARWPLSLSRAAPQHQGIWPECVSKAMDQWQQERDPDFDPIAKVRRVYYKVRSMARETYERTLRYAEDQWQQFKSDPFGFYGRKLIDTAELAWNLTFQPVIDAGKAGWEWASDPAVLPFV; encoded by the coding sequence ATGGCCCCCTTCGCGTACGACGGGTCGGGGCGCCGGGTGTGGAAATCGGGGACATCCTTCCGTCCGGATGGGACGGCGGTTACCGACCTGCGGCGCTACGTCCATGATGGTGAGGCGCTCCTGGCGGAGCTGGGCGAGTCCCCTGGCGGCGGGTACCACCCGGTGCAGCGTTACCTCCACGGCATCGGGGTCCTGGCGAGGGAAAGGCTTGGCGACGACGGCAACGCGGTTCCCACGCGTCGTCCCGACGCGGGTCCGGGATCTTACCTCCCATCTTCCCTCCAAACCCTCTTCCACCACGCCGATGGCCTCAATTCCACGGTGAACGTGACCGGTTCCGACGGGAGCGTGAAAAACGCCTACCTTTACGATGCCTGGGGCAACCATCGTGAACTGGAGGCGGGAGGCGCGTGCCTCACCGCTCCGGACCTGGGCCTCGACGGTTTCGTTGACCGGGACGCCTATTTGGGCAATTTGGCGTCGGCCTTTGCCGAGGACGACAACCGCCTGACCTTCACCGGCCTCGAGGCGGAGCCAGAGACGGGGCTGTTCTTTGCGCAGTCCCGTTTCTACGACCCCGAGGCGGGGCGCTTCCTCTCGGAGGACGAAGACCCCGGGGATGAAAGCGCCCCGGTGAGCCTGCACAAGTATCTCTACGCCAACGCGTCGCCGACGCGCTTCGTGGACCCGTCGGGCCGCTCGGCGGAGGACACGGTCCCGGCGGCGACGCTGGAGACGGGGGACCTGGGGGGTTCGGAGTCCGCCGCCCGCCCGTCGGCGGACCAGGACCTGCCGGAGGGCGGCTCCCTGGCGGCGTACGAGGTGGCCAAGAGCAAGGCGCGCTGGCCGCTGAGCCTGTCCCGCGCGGCCCCCCAGCACCAGGGGATCTGGCCAGAGTGTGTCAGCAAGGCGATGGACCAGTGGCAGCAGGAACGCGACCCCGACTTCGATCCCATTGCCAAAGTCCGTCGCGTTTACTACAAGGTCCGGTCGATGGCCAGGGAAACGTATGAACGAACCCTGCGTTACGCCGAGGATCAATGGCAACAGTTTAAATCCGATCCCTTCGGTTTCTACGGAAGAAAGCTGATTGACA